GCCCGTGCCCATGTCGGCCAACCAGGTGCGCATTCCGCTGGTCGATCTGCCATTCCCCGCCGACGAGCTGCCCCACCTGCTGGCCTCGGTAGATGCCGTGCTGCTCACCCACACCCACCGCGACCATTGGGACAGCGTAGCCCAGCAGCTGCTCGCCAAGCACCTGCCCATCCTGTGCCAGCCCGCCGATACCGAAACCCTCCGCGGCCAAGGCTTCACGCAAGTATTGCCCGTAGAGGCGCAGCTCGATTGGGAAGGCATCCGCATTTACCGCACGGGCGGCCAGCACGGCACCGGCGAAATAGGCCAGATGATGGGCACCGTATCGGGCTTTGTGCTGGAGGCCGAGCAGCAGCGCCTCTACATTGCCGGCGACACCATTTGGTGCGACGAAGTAACCCAGGCCCTCGACCAGTACCACCCCAACTACATCGTGCTGAACGCCGGCGGCGCCCAGTTCCTAAAAGGCGACCCAATCGTGATGACGGCTGCCGAAGTGGCGCAAGTAGCCCGCTACGCCCCGCAAGCCACCGTGTACGCCGTACACCTAGAAACGGTGAATCACAGCACCGAAGACCGCGCCGCTACCAAGGCTTACCTAGAGCAACAAGGCCTAACCGCGCAGGTTCACGTACCGGTGAACGGCGAGTGGCTGCCGCTAACCTCTCATCAACAGAAGGAACAGCTTAATTTATTGAAGTGAGAAAAAAAACCGGCCCGCTGAATTAGCGGACCGGTTTCATGTAAAGAATATGTTTTTATAATGAGGCGCAGCTTCACCTAAAATCAATAAGGATTTACTAGCCCACAATAGACATTGTTAATCTTCTTCAAAGAAATCAGTGTCAACTTTCTTAACCTCATAAACGCTAACTGTTGATACACCTACATTATAATCTATCATGTATTGAGCTAGTTGTTCGCCGTCGATCAGTACAATCTTTGTTTCATTTTTAGGTATAAAGTTCTTGGCATCGTTAGTGAATTTATCTGTAGTTATAAATACTCCTTTTTTTGCTCCCTGGCCTGCAAGAGCTCCTACAAAGCCATGAATTTCTTGTTTTCCTACGGGACTATTCCAGCGTTTTGCTTGAACATATATTACATCTAGACCTAATTTATCCTCTTTGATTACTCCGTCAATACCATCATCACCGGACTTCTTTGTCGTTGTTCCTGCCTCTTTGAAAGAACCGCCATATCCCATTTTTACCAAAAGATCAACAACAATTCTTTCGAAGTAGTAAGGTGAAACGGCTTTTAGCCTACTGATAATATCTTGAACAAGTGAGTTTCTCAGCTGCTGGTAAGCGCCTTCTAATATTTCATCTGGTGTTTTGGTTAATTCCGAATTATTGTCAATTACATCGTTGACTTTCTTGTGCTTATTGCCTGTTACTGTTGATGTAGAGCTGCCTGTGATAAAATCTATGTAGCTTGGGTACTGCTTTAGAAAGTTCATATTAATCACATCCTTCGCTTTTTGCAGAGCACTAAGGCCAAGAGGCGTAATCCGGATGAATCCCTTCTTGGGAGCATCAAGTAATCCCGCTTTTTTAAGATGTGTTTTTGACCAACCTATTCTATTGTCAAATACAGGCTGCTTACCACTAGGTAGTAACTCACTTCTGTCCTGCTCTGTTAATTTGAATATCGTTGCTAATTCTTCTTTTATAGTATTCATGGGTTTCTCTGAACCATCTGCAATAGATTTCATCAGAGGGAGCATAATCGATTGAAAATCCGGAACAGGCATCTAAATTCTAATGGAAGGTTTAGTTAATAAAACCAAGCTTTTACCTACTCCCCTAGCTTTCCTAAAATCTCCTGTGCCGCCACGGCAATGACGGTACCAGGCCCATAAATGCCCGTCACGCCAGCATCATATAGGAACTGGTAGTCCTGAGAGGGAATAACCCCGCCGGCAATAACAAGGATGTCTTCGCGGCCGAGCTTGGCTAGCTCCGCGATGAGCTGCGGAATAAGGGTTTTGTGGCCAGCAGCCAACGACGACACACCTACCACGTGCACGTCGTTTTCGGCGGCTTGGCGGGCTACTTCATCGGGCGTCTGGAACAAGGGGGCAATGTCCACG
The sequence above is drawn from the Hymenobacter sp. YIM 151858-1 genome and encodes:
- a CDS encoding restriction endonuclease, producing MPVPDFQSIMLPLMKSIADGSEKPMNTIKEELATIFKLTEQDRSELLPSGKQPVFDNRIGWSKTHLKKAGLLDAPKKGFIRITPLGLSALQKAKDVINMNFLKQYPSYIDFITGSSTSTVTGNKHKKVNDVIDNNSELTKTPDEILEGAYQQLRNSLVQDIISRLKAVSPYYFERIVVDLLVKMGYGGSFKEAGTTTKKSGDDGIDGVIKEDKLGLDVIYVQAKRWNSPVGKQEIHGFVGALAGQGAKKGVFITTDKFTNDAKNFIPKNETKIVLIDGEQLAQYMIDYNVGVSTVSVYEVKKVDTDFFEED
- a CDS encoding MBL fold metallo-hydrolase: MQVQLIRHATLLVKAAGKTLLVDPMLAPRGHDEPVPMSANQVRIPLVDLPFPADELPHLLASVDAVLLTHTHRDHWDSVAQQLLAKHLPILCQPADTETLRGQGFTQVLPVEAQLDWEGIRIYRTGGQHGTGEIGQMMGTVSGFVLEAEQQRLYIAGDTIWCDEVTQALDQYHPNYIVLNAGGAQFLKGDPIVMTAAEVAQVARYAPQATVYAVHLETVNHSTEDRAATKAYLEQQGLTAQVHVPVNGEWLPLTSHQQKEQLNLLK